A single window of Arcobacter venerupis DNA harbors:
- a CDS encoding ATP-binding cassette domain-containing protein: MSILSIKNLSKSFDKQKALNNISFEIKPNKITGIVGPDGAGKTTLLRILSGLLTYEAKVIEILDLDLQTNIQTIQEQIGYMPQKFGLYEDLSVEENLRLFADLQSIPLDNLQNRIDELLHFTSLFKFKDFLAKNLSGGMKQKLGLASALIKKPKLLLLDEPGVGVDPISRKELWSMVENLTKENVTVLWSTAYLDEAELCDEVLLLNEGNILFFGNPDILKDGMKDRVFDIIGEIKDKRETLSLALGYEYIKDALILGNSIKIICDESLKLPELKDIKASNCVYKKAIPTFEDGFMDILKANFDGVSKLAEQIKFIETTEENVIEVKNLTKKFGSFTATDDISFKIKKGQIFGLLGPNGAGKSTTFKMLCGLLKPSSGEASVLGYNFMNSSLKARWRIGYMSQKFSLYADISVFENLKFYAGIYGLKHEKKKQKITDMLDIFDLQRFKNVQAKDLPLGYKQRLALACAVMHDPAVLFLDEPTSGVDPITRREFWNHIYAMVQKGMTIMVTTHFMQEAEYCDQIALIYKGKAIAIDSPHELILKVSPNATMQEAFIELIKRSDDDEI, from the coding sequence ATGTCAATACTTTCAATAAAAAATCTCTCAAAAAGTTTTGATAAACAAAAGGCCTTAAATAACATATCTTTTGAAATAAAACCAAATAAAATCACAGGAATCGTTGGGCCCGATGGTGCAGGAAAAACTACACTTTTGCGAATTCTTAGTGGCCTTTTAACCTATGAAGCAAAAGTTATTGAGATTTTAGATTTAGATTTGCAAACAAATATCCAAACAATTCAAGAACAAATAGGATATATGCCTCAAAAGTTTGGTTTATATGAAGATTTAAGTGTGGAAGAAAACTTGAGATTGTTTGCTGATTTACAATCAATTCCTTTAGATAATCTTCAAAATAGAATAGATGAATTATTACATTTTACTTCCCTTTTTAAATTCAAAGATTTTTTAGCAAAAAATCTTTCTGGTGGAATGAAACAAAAACTAGGACTTGCTAGTGCTTTGATTAAAAAACCAAAACTTCTACTTCTTGATGAACCAGGAGTTGGAGTTGACCCAATTTCCAGAAAAGAGCTTTGGAGTATGGTTGAAAATCTTACCAAAGAGAATGTAACGGTTTTATGGAGTACAGCTTATCTTGATGAAGCAGAACTTTGTGATGAAGTTTTGCTTTTAAATGAGGGAAATATTCTTTTTTTTGGTAATCCAGATATTTTAAAAGATGGTATGAAAGATAGAGTTTTTGACATAATTGGAGAGATAAAAGACAAAAGAGAAACTCTTAGCTTAGCCCTTGGATATGAGTACATAAAAGATGCTTTAATTTTAGGAAATAGTATAAAAATTATTTGTGATGAATCACTAAAGTTACCAGAACTAAAAGATATAAAAGCTTCAAATTGTGTTTATAAAAAAGCAATTCCTACTTTTGAAGATGGTTTTATGGATATTCTAAAAGCCAATTTTGATGGTGTTTCAAAACTAGCAGAACAAATAAAATTTATCGAGACCACAGAAGAAAATGTTATTGAAGTTAAAAACCTTACTAAAAAATTTGGCTCTTTTACAGCAACAGATGATATAAGTTTTAAGATTAAAAAAGGACAAATATTTGGACTTCTAGGACCAAATGGAGCTGGAAAATCTACAACTTTTAAAATGCTTTGTGGTTTACTAAAACCCTCAAGTGGAGAAGCAAGTGTTTTGGGTTATAACTTTATGAACTCCTCTTTAAAAGCTAGATGGAGAATTGGTTATATGTCTCAAAAGTTTTCACTTTATGCTGATATTAGTGTTTTTGAAAATCTAAAATTTTATGCGGGTATTTATGGACTAAAACATGAAAAAAAGAAACAAAAAATAACTGATATGTTAGATATTTTTGATTTACAAAGATTTAAAAATGTCCAAGCCAAAGATTTACCTTTAGGATATAAACAACGACTGGCGCTTGCTTGTGCTGTTATGCACGACCCTGCGGTGCTTTTTTTGGATGAACCCACAAGTGGAGTTGACCCAATCACAAGAAGAGAGTTTTGGAATCATATTTACGCGATGGTACAAAAAGGAATGACTATCATGGTTACCACTCACTTTATGCAAGAAGCAGAATATTGTGACCAAATAGCTTTGATTTACAAAGGAAAAGCAATAGCAATTGATTCACCCCACGAACTAATCCTAAAAGTCTCACCAAATGCAACCATGCAAGAGGCATTTATCGAACTTATAAAAAGAAGTGACGATGATGAAATTTAG
- a CDS encoding HlyD family efflux transporter periplasmic adaptor subunit, with protein sequence MKKLILFLPLCLIYFSGCFQEKKETKFYGNVDVRALSLAFRVSGRVDTLNFDEGQKLKKGDIIATIENSIFKENLNQMDAQIKLQEIQIQKLEKGYRIEEIEKAKAKLAEVKINLDRTNKDFKRAEELSKTKSISIQSYDDAKALALDLQAQYDYAKSSLELLQNGYEKEDISSAKATLESLKAQRNILQINYDDTVLYSPVDGTIITKVYEPGSIINSSQTIVEIAKSDDYWVRSYLSEKYLGLVKAGMKAVITNDSNKTYEGVVSFISPLAEFTPKTVQTEDLRTDLVYRFRIIVKNVDDNLKQGMPVTITFPEIK encoded by the coding sequence ATGAAAAAACTCATCTTATTCTTACCTCTTTGTTTAATCTATTTTTCTGGTTGTTTTCAAGAGAAAAAAGAGACAAAATTTTATGGAAATGTTGATGTTAGAGCTTTATCTTTAGCTTTTAGAGTTTCAGGAAGAGTTGATACTTTAAATTTTGATGAGGGTCAAAAATTAAAAAAAGGTGACATAATTGCCACCATTGAAAACTCTATTTTTAAAGAAAACCTAAATCAAATGGATGCTCAAATAAAACTTCAAGAGATTCAAATTCAAAAACTTGAAAAAGGTTACAGAATTGAAGAGATAGAAAAAGCTAAAGCTAAACTCGCTGAAGTAAAAATAAATCTAGATAGAACAAACAAAGATTTCAAAAGAGCTGAAGAACTTTCTAAAACAAAATCAATATCAATACAATCTTATGATGATGCAAAAGCCTTAGCTTTAGATTTACAAGCACAATATGATTATGCAAAAAGCTCTTTAGAACTTCTTCAAAATGGTTATGAAAAAGAGGATATTTCAAGTGCAAAAGCAACACTTGAATCCCTAAAAGCCCAAAGAAATATCTTACAAATAAATTATGATGATACAGTTTTATATTCACCAGTTGATGGAACAATAATCACAAAAGTATATGAACCAGGTTCAATAATAAATAGTTCTCAAACTATAGTTGAGATTGCAAAAAGTGATGATTATTGGGTAAGAAGTTATTTAAGTGAAAAATATCTAGGTCTTGTAAAAGCAGGAATGAAAGCAGTTATTACAAATGATAGTAATAAAACCTATGAAGGAGTTGTGAGTTTCATTTCACCACTTGCAGAATTCACACCAAAAACTGTGCAAACAGAAGATTTACGAACTGATTTGGTTTACCGATTTAGAATTATTGTAAAAAATGTTGATGATAATCTAAAACAAGGAATGCCAGTAACCATCACTTTCCCTGAAATTAAATAA
- a CDS encoding PAS domain-containing protein, which yields MEQEIKMPEKMIIVTETDAKGIIKFANDDFCKIAGYSLDELIEQPHSKVRHPDMPKAAFVDLWQTIQKGEIWKGIVKNKTKENAYYWVNATVYSSKTSSGELRYISVRVKPTTQEIANAIKLYSTFK from the coding sequence ATGGAACAAGAAATAAAAATGCCAGAAAAAATGATTATCGTTACTGAAACAGATGCAAAAGGTATTATTAAATTTGCAAATGATGACTTTTGTAAAATTGCTGGTTACTCCTTAGATGAATTAATAGAACAACCTCACAGTAAAGTGAGACATCCAGATATGCCAAAAGCTGCTTTTGTAGATTTATGGCAAACTATACAAAAGGGTGAGATTTGGAAAGGTATTGTAAAAAATAAAACTAAAGAAAATGCTTATTATTGGGTAAATGCAACAGTATACTCATCTAAAACTTCATCAGGCGAATTGAGATATATCTCAGTTAGAGTAAAACCAACAACTCAAGAGATAGCTAATGCTATTAAACTTTATTCAACATTTAAGTAG
- a CDS encoding MlaE family ABC transporter permease, which yields MEDSALELKNLDNNTIELFLINIWNKQTLSKNIQSLKKLNIKKDSKLIVNFEKLKECDNAGIIYFISFIKTFPQENITLKNLNSYEEIYRFYEKHYQTNNQDTKIKKNLIENIGRKTHELYLSSVDFISFMGKVFYYLIYSLFNPNKIRFKAMLKYIDSSAVNALLIVGTTSFLVGVVIAYQGAVQLEKFGANIFIVEMISITMFREIAPLVTAIVIAGRSASSYAAEIGAMKITDEIDAMRTMDFEPILFLVLPRIFALLIALPLLVFFADMIGILGGMVVAYTNLDVTFLEFINRMGQEVPLKHLLIGVFKSVFFGMAIAIIGCYRGFQVQNNTTSIGKYTTISVVNAIFVVIALNAIFSVILTQIGI from the coding sequence ATGGAAGATTCTGCTCTTGAACTAAAAAATTTAGATAATAATACTATTGAGCTTTTTTTAATAAATATTTGGAATAAACAAACATTAAGTAAAAATATCCAATCCTTAAAAAAATTAAATATTAAAAAAGACTCAAAACTAATCGTAAACTTTGAAAAACTAAAAGAGTGCGATAATGCTGGAATTATCTACTTTATCTCTTTTATCAAAACTTTCCCACAAGAGAATATAACACTAAAAAATCTAAACTCATATGAGGAGATTTATAGATTTTACGAAAAACATTATCAAACTAATAATCAAGATACAAAAATCAAAAAAAATCTAATAGAAAATATCGGCAGAAAAACCCATGAGTTATACCTTTCTAGTGTAGATTTTATAAGTTTTATGGGAAAAGTTTTTTATTATTTAATATATTCACTTTTTAATCCAAATAAAATACGATTTAAAGCGATGTTAAAATATATAGACAGTTCTGCTGTAAATGCTCTTTTGATTGTGGGAACAACCTCTTTTTTGGTGGGAGTTGTAATTGCTTATCAAGGAGCAGTTCAACTTGAAAAATTTGGAGCAAATATTTTTATAGTTGAGATGATTTCTATTACAATGTTTAGAGAAATTGCTCCTTTGGTAACTGCTATTGTAATTGCTGGACGAAGTGCTAGTTCTTACGCTGCTGAAATTGGAGCAATGAAAATAACTGATGAAATTGATGCCATGAGAACTATGGATTTTGAGCCAATACTTTTTTTGGTTTTACCTCGAATTTTTGCTTTATTAATTGCCTTGCCTTTATTGGTATTTTTTGCAGATATGATAGGAATACTAGGAGGAATGGTAGTTGCGTACACTAATTTGGATGTTACTTTTTTGGAATTTATAAATAGAATGGGACAAGAAGTTCCCTTGAAACATCTCTTAATTGGAGTTTTTAAATCTGTATTTTTTGGAATGGCAATTGCGATAATTGGATGTTATAGAGGATTTCAAGTACAAAATAACACTACAAGTATAGGAAAATATACCACAATTAGTGTGGTAAATGCTATCTTTGTGGTAATTGCTTTAAATGCGATTTTCTCAGTGATTCTTACTCAAATTGGAATATAA
- a CDS encoding ABC transporter ATP-binding protein encodes MEIIKVNNLSTIFGENIVHKDISFSINEKEIFGILGGSGSGKTTLIKQMVMLDPIQKGKIEILGKDISALNLKEVQNIKQQFSYLFQFGALYSFLNVIENISVMLNEYTDLPKDLIEKMAYTNLEMVGLPKSCALLYPSQISGGMKKRVALARSLAMQPKILFLDEPTSGLDPASTQKINELIINLKNMLNITIIIITHDLETIKTVLDRFVILKQKIIFDGNISQAMDSKDEFIEDFLTNKGK; translated from the coding sequence ATGGAAATAATAAAAGTAAATAATTTATCAACAATCTTTGGTGAAAATATAGTTCATAAAGATATTTCATTTTCTATAAATGAAAAAGAGATATTTGGAATCTTAGGTGGAAGTGGTTCAGGAAAAACTACATTAATCAAACAAATGGTTATGTTAGACCCAATTCAAAAGGGAAAAATTGAGATATTAGGAAAAGATATTTCAGCTTTAAATTTAAAAGAAGTTCAAAATATAAAACAGCAGTTTTCATATCTTTTTCAGTTTGGGGCTTTGTATTCTTTTTTAAATGTGATTGAGAATATAAGTGTTATGTTAAATGAATATACAGATTTACCAAAAGATTTAATAGAAAAAATGGCTTACACAAATCTTGAAATGGTTGGACTTCCAAAGAGTTGCGCTTTATTGTACCCATCACAAATAAGTGGAGGAATGAAAAAAAGAGTTGCCCTTGCACGAAGTCTTGCAATGCAACCAAAGATTCTATTTTTGGATGAACCAACAAGTGGATTGGATCCTGCTAGTACACAAAAAATAAATGAGTTGATAATTAATTTAAAAAATATGTTAAATATCACGATAATAATCATAACCCATGATTTAGAGACTATAAAAACTGTATTAGATAGATTTGTAATATTAAAACAAAAGATAATCTTTGATGGAAATATAAGCCAAGCTATGGATTCAAAAGATGAATTTATTGAAGATTTTTTAACAAATAAAGGTAAATAA
- a CDS encoding MlaD family protein, producing the protein MDTKINFFKIGLFIITIVVFLLATVFWLGKYGFEKKKFDEYTIYFKESISGLNLGSSIKYKGFEVGNVNEIKINPNNSEEIQINIVINKGTPIKEDNIAVLGNLGITGLKYIELKGGSNDSKLLEANADGIKVIKSKVSDLTSLVDSTTDITNELTIVLAQTKKLFTDENINSISQILNHTQNSMANMEQFSTYLINSEKKIDALLENISSLSKTGNKSFDSISKSANTFKELSAELLGEVKKGSFDVKELSQESFDKLNTVLDGLETTLGQTQRLIDDLNQSPSDMIFKQKNIKYGPGESNEK; encoded by the coding sequence ATGGATACTAAAATAAACTTTTTTAAAATAGGGCTATTTATAATTACAATAGTAGTTTTTCTTTTAGCAACTGTGTTTTGGTTGGGAAAATATGGCTTTGAAAAGAAAAAATTTGACGAATATACAATTTATTTTAAAGAGTCAATTTCTGGATTAAATCTTGGTTCTTCTATTAAGTACAAAGGTTTTGAAGTTGGAAATGTAAATGAAATAAAAATAAATCCAAATAACTCAGAAGAGATACAAATAAATATTGTAATTAATAAAGGAACTCCAATAAAAGAGGACAACATTGCAGTTTTAGGAAATCTGGGAATTACAGGGCTTAAATATATAGAGTTAAAAGGTGGAAGTAATGACTCGAAACTTTTAGAGGCAAATGCAGATGGAATAAAAGTCATCAAATCAAAAGTATCAGATTTAACCTCTTTGGTTGATTCAACAACAGATATAACAAATGAATTAACAATAGTTTTAGCTCAAACGAAAAAACTTTTTACTGATGAAAATATTAATTCAATTTCACAAATACTAAATCATACTCAAAATAGTATGGCGAATATGGAACAGTTTAGTACATATTTAATAAATAGTGAAAAGAAAATTGATGCTCTTTTAGAAAATATTTCAAGTCTTTCAAAAACTGGAAATAAATCTTTTGATAGCATAAGTAAATCTGCAAATACTTTCAAAGAGTTGTCAGCTGAACTTTTAGGGGAAGTTAAAAAAGGCTCATTTGACGTAAAAGAGTTATCACAAGAGAGTTTTGATAAGTTAAATACAGTTTTAGATGGATTAGAAACAACATTAGGACAAACACAAAGGTTGATTGATGATTTAAATCAAAGTCCAAGTGATATGATTTTTAAACAAAAAAATATAAAATATGGCCCAGGAGAGAGTAATGAAAAATAG
- a CDS encoding ABC-type transport auxiliary lipoprotein family protein: protein MKNSIRIFVYLAVMVLLSACIPKQDNLNINSYAIDFKSNKSSFVNGSKSIYVEIPSVNKSFNQYSIFYTTKPYLFEEYALNRWINLPSYMIHNNLVQAIQNSNVFETVLNEKSKIKFDYELKTNVVNLYHSFESEKSYAIIKVRFDLISKDEVIKTFNYDKKILCETNNAYGFVIATNKAFEEVVKDLSLQLKQIK, encoded by the coding sequence ATGAAAAATAGTATAAGAATTTTTGTTTATTTAGCTGTAATGGTACTTTTATCTGCTTGTATACCAAAACAAGATAATTTAAATATAAATAGTTATGCCATAGATTTTAAATCAAATAAAAGCTCATTTGTTAATGGTTCAAAATCTATATATGTAGAAATTCCAAGTGTAAATAAAAGTTTCAATCAATACTCAATATTTTATACAACAAAACCTTACTTATTTGAAGAGTATGCTTTAAATAGATGGATAAATCTACCTTCTTATATGATTCATAATAATTTAGTTCAAGCAATACAAAATAGTAATGTTTTTGAAACAGTTTTAAATGAAAAATCAAAAATCAAATTTGATTATGAACTAAAAACAAATGTAGTAAATCTTTATCATAGTTTTGAAAGTGAAAAATCATACGCAATTATAAAAGTAAGATTTGATTTAATATCAAAGGATGAAGTAATAAAAACATTTAATTATGACAAAAAAATTTTATGCGAAACAAATAATGCTTATGGTTTTGTAATAGCTACAAATAAAGCTTTTGAAGAAGTTGTGAAAGATTTATCTTTACAACTTAAGCAAATAAAATAG
- a CDS encoding AbrB family transcriptional regulator, with translation MLNPKILIQMLLAILIGAMGSVLFIYLHLPLPWLLGAIFTSSIAMRFQNIPIKSPKIFSTPARIIIGLTIGSAFTPQILEQLHIYFFSILLIIPYTILVTFAGMYYYNKVLDFDKRTAFFSSVPGGVIEMVILGEQLKADTSKITLVQSSRLLFIVLSLPFIIQYIFHIDISGNQLITTPLRDIYLPDFFFLAILGIIGAYLAKKLHISAAYLIGPMILSIIAFSLGFVHSKPPDELIKFVQVIFGTIIGFTFRGVTLKIIIKTLVGTFGHFIILAFVSAIFISIVYFMFDFPVISILLAFSPGGQAEINLIAILVAANIPYITVHHIVRLFLVMNIAPVFAKRL, from the coding sequence ATGCTAAATCCAAAAATATTGATACAAATGTTATTAGCTATTTTAATAGGAGCAATGGGTTCAGTATTATTTATATATCTTCATCTTCCTTTACCTTGGTTACTGGGTGCAATATTTACCTCATCAATAGCTATGAGATTTCAAAATATACCGATAAAAAGTCCAAAAATATTCTCAACCCCTGCTCGAATTATAATAGGTCTTACAATTGGAAGTGCCTTTACTCCACAAATTTTAGAACAACTTCATATATATTTTTTTAGTATCTTATTAATCATTCCTTACACTATCTTAGTTACATTTGCTGGAATGTATTATTATAATAAAGTTTTAGATTTTGATAAAAGAACTGCATTTTTCAGCTCAGTACCTGGCGGAGTAATTGAAATGGTAATATTAGGAGAACAGTTAAAAGCTGATACTTCAAAGATTACATTAGTTCAATCTTCAAGACTTTTATTTATAGTTTTGAGTTTACCTTTTATTATTCAATATATTTTTCATATAGATATAAGTGGTAACCAATTAATCACTACACCTTTAAGAGATATTTATTTACCTGATTTCTTTTTCTTAGCAATACTTGGAATTATTGGAGCTTATTTAGCTAAAAAATTACATATATCAGCTGCATATTTAATTGGTCCTATGATTTTAAGTATTATCGCTTTTAGTTTGGGGTTTGTACACTCAAAACCACCCGATGAATTAATAAAATTTGTACAAGTAATCTTTGGAACAATTATTGGATTTACATTCAGAGGTGTTACTTTAAAAATCATAATAAAAACTTTAGTTGGAACATTTGGGCATTTTATAATACTTGCTTTTGTTAGTGCTATATTTATCTCTATTGTTTATTTTATGTTTGATTTTCCAGTCATTTCAATACTTCTAGCATTTAGTCCAGGAGGACAAGCTGAAATAAATTTAATAGCTATTTTAGTTGCTGCAAATATCCCATATATTACTGTACATCACATTGTAAGACTATTTCTAGTTATGAATATCGCACCTGTTTTTGCTAAAAGATTATAA
- a CDS encoding carbonic anhydrase, with amino-acid sequence MNAIKNLIRGNKLFRKYQFDEFKDDLSELNATGQKPEILFITCCDSRITIDFMVGSKPGDLFILRNIGNFVPPFSLNGDFHGTASAIEYAVSILNVSHIIVCGHSYCGACKSLYEDIPDTQHYINIKKWLQLGQEAKNLTLENKHLYQTLSDLYKATEKNSVICQVKNLLTYPAIKEKIELNNITIHGWYYNLDDGSIEYYDKNENSFKQISEYLNYY; translated from the coding sequence ATGAATGCAATAAAAAATTTAATCCGAGGTAACAAGTTATTTCGTAAATATCAATTTGATGAATTCAAAGATGATTTATCAGAACTAAATGCTACTGGTCAAAAACCAGAAATTCTATTTATTACTTGTTGTGATAGTAGAATCACCATTGATTTTATGGTTGGTAGTAAACCAGGGGATCTATTTATTTTGCGAAATATTGGGAATTTTGTTCCACCATTTAGCTTAAATGGTGATTTTCATGGAACTGCTTCAGCTATTGAATATGCTGTTTCAATTTTAAATGTTTCCCATATAATTGTTTGTGGTCACTCTTATTGTGGAGCTTGTAAAAGTTTATATGAAGATATTCCAGATACTCAACATTATATAAATATTAAAAAATGGCTTCAATTAGGTCAAGAAGCAAAAAATTTAACTTTAGAAAATAAACATCTTTATCAAACACTAAGTGACTTATATAAAGCAACTGAAAAGAATTCAGTTATTTGTCAAGTGAAAAATCTTTTAACTTATCCTGCAATAAAAGAAAAAATAGAGTTAAATAATATTACTATTCACGGCTGGTATTATAATTTGGATGATGGTTCAATTGAATATTATGATAAAAATGAAAACTCTTTTAAACAAATATCTGAATATCTAAATTACTACTAA
- a CDS encoding cache domain-containing protein has product MKKNYNLNQENGIKKTTLLSSTIIILFVATITGYNLIKTEYDNFKNHINSFKNTLIEREKFYIKSSVDNLKNDIDFEELSIINNKKHNIKTQSILAYNLAKSIYEKTTKLDKQEQINFIKTAIKQISQKANDINYFILDTQGNLILNSENELDENQNYYNFEDMNSKKFVQEMINANTNTQNFIDYFWYIPNNSLTAKKITYSKHLKELNLIIGSGTFLEKQNSELTSKLKIKIENQNFNNEEFIFIYKINSLNDIINKSELVTKKLINPKKEEVEAMKKLLINTNYKGNDYLFYNNNQQLIYGTYLKEYRYFIAIGVNLTNIYDIVEKERSISLENMYKNIIRLVIIITIMTSIFFIFSLLFTKRIETIFQEYKENVILNEDKYHMLFNHSNDAFIISELDNNDYTRITSYNKTASKVTFYDEKELIDKEFFDLFINLDTKKILTEKSFFDTVKLKTKYDDIKTIELSIIIYEANKQTIIFASIRDITERTLLKENKEKQEKILIQKSKMASMGEMIGNIAHQWRQPLSQLSGLFFDIESAYDYKELNKKYLQNRVEEANDLLEYMSKTIDDFRNFFNPNSKKEKFFIKDSVDNAIKIVKSTLDFYHIELLVDIDEFYEINGYKNEYSQAVMNIISNAKDILIEKNIQNPQIKIYLEKNKKATLCIEDNAGGINDEIIDKIFDPYFTTKYEYGTGIGLYMTKLIIEEKMNGSISAKNTKDGAKFLIEI; this is encoded by the coding sequence TTGAAAAAAAATTATAATTTAAACCAAGAAAATGGTATTAAAAAAACCACTTTATTAAGTTCAACTATCATTATTTTATTTGTAGCCACAATTACAGGTTATAACTTGATAAAAACTGAATATGATAATTTTAAAAATCATATTAATAGCTTTAAAAATACTCTAATTGAAAGAGAAAAATTCTACATAAAAAGTTCAGTTGATAATCTAAAAAATGATATAGATTTTGAAGAATTATCTATTATAAATAATAAAAAACACAATATAAAAACACAATCAATTCTTGCTTATAATTTGGCAAAATCTATATATGAAAAAACTACAAAACTTGATAAACAAGAACAAATAAATTTTATAAAAACGGCAATAAAACAAATTTCTCAAAAAGCAAATGATATAAACTATTTTATTTTAGATACACAAGGAAACCTTATTTTAAATAGTGAAAATGAATTAGATGAAAACCAAAACTATTATAACTTTGAAGATATGAACAGCAAAAAATTTGTTCAGGAGATGATTAATGCAAATACTAATACTCAAAATTTCATAGATTATTTCTGGTATATTCCAAATAATAGTTTAACAGCTAAAAAAATTACCTATTCAAAACACTTAAAAGAGTTAAATTTAATTATTGGTTCTGGAACTTTTCTTGAAAAACAAAATAGTGAACTTACTTCTAAACTTAAAATCAAAATTGAAAATCAAAATTTCAATAATGAAGAGTTTATTTTTATTTATAAAATAAATAGTTTAAATGACATTATAAATAAAAGTGAATTGGTTACTAAAAAATTAATAAATCCAAAAAAAGAAGAAGTAGAAGCGATGAAGAAACTTCTTATAAATACAAATTATAAAGGGAATGATTATCTATTTTATAACAACAATCAACAGCTTATTTATGGAACTTATCTAAAAGAGTACAGATATTTTATTGCCATTGGAGTAAATCTTACAAATATTTATGATATTGTTGAAAAAGAAAGAAGTATCTCTTTAGAGAATATGTATAAAAATATCATTAGATTAGTTATTATTATTACAATAATGACCTCAATCTTTTTTATCTTTTCTTTATTATTCACAAAAAGAATTGAAACAATTTTTCAAGAATATAAAGAAAATGTAATTTTAAATGAAGATAAGTATCATATGCTTTTTAATCATAGTAATGATGCTTTTATAATCTCAGAACTTGATAATAATGACTATACAAGAATTACAAGTTACAATAAAACAGCTTCAAAAGTAACTTTTTACGACGAAAAAGAGTTAATTGATAAAGAGTTTTTTGATTTATTTATTAATCTTGATACAAAAAAAATTCTAACCGAAAAATCATTTTTCGATACTGTTAAATTAAAAACAAAATATGATGATATTAAAACCATAGAATTAAGTATTATTATTTATGAAGCCAATAAACAAACTATTATTTTTGCTTCAATTAGAGATATAACTGAAAGAACTTTGCTAAAAGAAAATAAAGAAAAACAAGAAAAAATCTTAATTCAGAAATCAAAAATGGCATCAATGGGTGAAATGATTGGAAATATTGCGCACCAATGGAGACAACCATTAAGTCAATTATCGGGCTTATTTTTTGATATAGAATCTGCTTATGATTATAAAGAATTAAATAAAAAATATCTTCAAAATCGAGTTGAAGAAGCAAATGATTTATTAGAATATATGTCAAAAACAATAGATGATTTTAGAAACTTTTTTAATCCAAATTCTAAAAAAGAGAAATTTTTTATAAAAGATTCCGTTGATAATGCAATAAAAATAGTTAAATCAACACTTGATTTTTACCATATAGAATTACTTGTTGATATTGATGAATTTTATGAAATTAATGGTTATAAAAATGAATACTCTCAAGCTGTTATGAATATAATTTCAAATGCGAAAGATATTTTAATTGAGAAAAATATACAAAATCCTCAAATAAAAATCTATTTAGAGAAAAATAAAAAAGCTACTCTTTGCATAGAAGATAACGCAGGTGGAATAAATGATGAAATCATTGATAAGATTTTTGATCCATATTTCACTACAAAATATGAATATGGTACAGGAATTGGACTTTATATGACAAAGCTGATTATTGAAGAAAAAATGAATGGTTCAATTTCTGCAAAAAACACAAAAGATGGAGCTAAATTTCTTATTGAAATATAA